cagtgaaaacatgaaaactgagGCCATTTGCCTTGAGTCTGATGGAGTCTGTGATGCTGTTGTGAGTGGAGTTGCGCCTCTTGCTTCCACTCCCTAAAAGCTCCCGCTGGGCCAGGATGTGGCGGCGGATAATCCTACGGAAGGTTTGTCGGAACTCCCGAATTCGGTAGGCGTAGATGAAGGGGTTGACCACAGAGTTGCCGTGTGAGAGGATAATGGCCACATACATGATCCAGAGCGGAGGACGATGACACTGAGGACAGAAGAGGGTGAAGCAGTTGATGATGTGTAAAGGTAGCCAGCAGACTGCAAACAGCCCGACAATGATGGCCAGAGACTTGGCAGCCTGGACCTCTTTCTGCAGCATGGAGCCCGACTTCTCCCCGTGAACTGCTTTCACCTCGATCAGCTTGAGCTGATGACGAGCTGCCATGAAGATACGCAGGTAGATGGCCAACATCATTAGCAGAGGAATCAGTACGCAGGCAAAAAAGTTGAAGTAGACCATATACTCCATGACCACCACCTCCTCAAACAGGCACTTCATCAGGCCGGGTGAGCAGGTACTGTTGCTGCTCTCGGACAGCTTGTGCCAGCCCATCATCGGGGTCAGGCCGATGATGATGGATAAAACCCAGCAGATGGCGATGATGCCTTGAGCCCGCTGACCTGTCACCAAACTGCTGTACCTGGAGAGGGAGACGATACAAACATCAAGCATCAGCTGTGTCTGTCGGCTCAGAACTCTCTGAGAGTTACAGGTCTTTTTCCCATAAGCATGTTAGATACAAAACCGTAAACTGAATTAACAATATTTTGGATACAGTGTATCAA
Above is a genomic segment from Xiphias gladius isolate SHS-SW01 ecotype Sanya breed wild chromosome 19, ASM1685928v1, whole genome shotgun sequence containing:
- the adora2aa gene encoding adenosine A2a receptor a; the encoded protein is MPDNLTASVLYIVLELLIAVFSVLGNVLVCWAVCLNSNLQSITNFFVVSLAVADIAVGVLAIPFSIVISTGFCSNFYGCLFIACFVLVLTQSSIFSLLAIAIDRYIAIKMPLRYSSLVTGQRAQGIIAICWVLSIIIGLTPMMGWHKLSESSNSTCSPGLMKCLFEEVVVMEYMVYFNFFACVLIPLLMMLAIYLRIFMAARHQLKLIEVKAVHGEKSGSMLQKEVQAAKSLAIIVGLFAVCWLPLHIINCFTLFCPQCHRPPLWIMYVAIILSHGNSVVNPFIYAYRIREFRQTFRRIIRRHILAQRELLGSGSKRRNSTHNSITDSIRLKANGLSFHVFTEHSSSSTFESCCCSSTNISPVGGGLVAISHLPLSVVISHCPQLGPCPLQALRQTQIPMGHHVKYAEQQHDCSGPVVAEDEDKQNLSSAPVSLLLDKQDRQSYFSEVS